The genomic interval GTGTTCAGAACACCCCAGAATATTGTGTAATATAGAAGCATATTCTGTAAGCTTCAACACTACTGGTCTCAAAACCATGGTGTCAGTTGGCACCAACCAAACAGTAGGTTTAGGATTCTGAATGTATCATCTGCTCACTGGCTTCGACTATCAGCCTTGACATCTCATCTCTAGGTGGCACTATTTGGAATGCAGAAGCTGTTAAAACAGTAGTGATTTACAGTGCCATCTGCTGGTACTTTCATTATTTACACACAGCTATTTTAGAGCAACGAATGGCCAAAGCATTCATCTGCTTTTCAGTTCAGTCCAACCTGACTCACAggaactttttattttgtactATGAAACTGGTTTATCACCAGAAATTTAAATCCAGAAGTTAGCAGGGTCAACTGGTTATTATCTAGAAAGTAGGTCATAAACTttacaaaaatgttaaatttacTTAAACAAACCATAGGGACAGTTACACAATGCACCAAGACTTAGAAGTAACAGTCACAACAGCTCAGAATAAATCCAGTTAAAATTTCCtcctaaaaaaaggaaaaaaaaaaaccagtctgTTCTCCATTTTTATCCAGCAAACAAATGACACAAGGTTGAAGCTATTTAGAACCATAGCAGTGACTGTAAAACTACTGCTCTTTGGGATGGGGAAAAACACCTCAGTGAAGATGTAACATCCGAGGAGAGTTTAACTGCTGTTTTTATACAAATCTTCAACATtattctgaaaattactttaaaaattacagcatCAGTGTCAGGAAATGGCTGAGGTCTGCTTAAGCTGTAAGCACAAGCAGCAGAGCTACATTGCCTGAAATGAATACTCAAGCTCTGGAAGTTTGCTTCccttttctgctctcctctcctcctgacTACTCTCTGCACTTTCTACATTTTCAGTTCTTCCTGCAGGAGACAGAGGCACAGccccacacaaacaaaacacatctGCTGTGATTAGATCACTTTTACTAACTTGAGGCTATTGGATCAAAAATCTAGTTTTAACGTAGACACGAACTATACAGTTGGTCTAGAACAGCAAAAACTACCACCCAAATTTGATACTGTAGGACAGCAATATGGAAACCATGGCCATATGTCTACTCAGCCTTGGAAAATGTCTGATTACAAGACACCAACCACTTTGGAGACAACACAAACagttaaagaaaatttattctttcagtAAGTCATAGCCAGCTCTTATGCGACCAGGGCAGAAGCTGTTGATGATTCActaaaaagaaaggagagagaaagagaaatattaatTGCAGAGCCAGTTTTTCAAACTAGTTGTCAAAAACACTGCTCCAGAACAAAGCTTTAACTACCAGTCCTGAGCTTAAGGACCATccattttaaatgtttactCCATACACAAagatttcactttttcttttcacagacaCAAGGATAACAGCACAAAAGCATACATTCAAAACCATGGCTTGGTGCACCTGAGCCTTTTCATAAAAAGAGAAGCTCACCCTGACTTCTACAGGAATTCTACTCTGCTGGCTAAGCCTTCCTAAAGAAAAGCTACAAATTACTTTCACTTTTTCCACAGTTccatttttcaataatttttaaagttacacGAACTATAGAAGTATCTGAGAACAGAGATTGTAGTTTGCAGGAAGTATAAAAACTATAGTAGTGACTTCACTCATTCAGACAATTTTTTCCAAGTGTTACAACACTTGCTACCCAGCAAtacatttcattaatttatcaGTATTTATGGAACTACCATTCTTTGCTGCCTGGTTATCACCTATGTATCTGATTGTTACACACCCTTCATCCTATGAATAACAGCCCCAGCATATTATTCACAAAACCTACAAGACCTCTGTGACAGTATCAGCAAAAGTGAAGACTTACTACTTCCAGTTGGGTGGCAGCACTCTCTTGGTTTTGTAGTAGCGAGCCAGCCGATGGATTCTGCTTTCAATCAGGATCAGCCGGAACTTGGCGTCTTTAtccttgaaaagaaagttaCATCACAATCAAGCACTACTTGGAATTCTTCATAATGGGCACTTCAGATGAACTTTGGTGAAGCAAGAAAATCCACAGCTAATGCTACAAACTCCACATTCCCACTAGAAAAGTTTGACAAATCTGGTAAAATCAGAACAGGACCAGAAATATGAGGTTTAAGGAGTGCTTTTAATACCCTTTTCATAGACAAACACCATTCTCATTTGCCAAAATGCCTCCCTAAACCCTTAAGCTTATTCAGAGGAGGTGGCTAACAGGATGCACTCAGtctctgctttctccagctGTAAACAGACTACTGTATTACTTGAAAAAACCAAATGTCAAGAATTATCCCCTTAAATTAGCACTcacctttctgtttctctcaagATGTTTGCGAACAGCAACAGCTTTCTTGATCAAGTGATAGAGATCCTCTGGAAGGTCTGGGGCCAGTCCCTTTGATTTAAGGATTCTCAAAATTTTGTTGCCAGTAACAAAGCGAACCTGGGCAACACCATGGGAATCCCTCAGGATCACAcctgaaacaaacattttacatttcacactgaaaagaaaaagcctacATGAACAAACCTTGTTAACTGCAAGGCTGGTTTCACAAGACACCAAAAAAAGTCTCCCCTAAACTAAAAACCTTTCTGGTTAAACTGTAAACAAATGGTAGATGAGTGAGCAAAATGTAACCTACAAAAGCTGAAACACTGTTGTACAGCTCTTAACAGACAACTAAACCACTGCTCACATTTAGCTGGCTAAGACATTAAGTGCTAGCATATTACTGAGAAATTTTCAACAGGATCCATTAAAGTCAGATATTTCAAAACTGTTTATGATTAACAAAGATGTCACAGACATCTTTAGTCTACTTATAGAGATCATTAATACATTCAGGATTaccataaaataaatttaaaagtagTAATACTGCATGCAGTTTCACCACAGAACTCATGAACACGTAAAGCTGTAGCATGTGGACACTAAAGCTCCAGAGGGGTTTAAATTAGGGAGAACTTGTCAATTATGCAGCTACAGTGCCAGGTATTTGAGATGTCAAGTTCTTCTCCAATAAACTGGGCAGACTAAACTTCCCTGCAACATCCAGTAGTGGCCATCTCTAAGGACAGGTTATGATGCTTCACatcttctgctggaaaaaaacccaaaccccccaCCTACTTCACATTACATCTTGCCAAAATGAGGCATATTACAGTTTAATGGTATCCAGAGTGAATACAGATACATCAGAAAACCTGTATTTCCTTAGCATGTTATTTAACATAGGTTAAAGGAACAATTACATTATTACAGtcacaaacatatttttgtctccacttgggaaaaaaaccttaccAATTTGTGATGGTGTCAGGCCTTTTTTAGCCAGCTTGTAGATCTGTTCCTTTACATCATCAGAAGTAAGTTTCAGCCACTaaagaaaattggaaaaaaaacaaatcaaaacccaAGTGATGAACATGACATATCACAGCCATGTAGATTAGCTATACAAAAGCTTTCTACAgcatgaaacagaaaagcacagcaaaaagTATATTTGGAAATGGTCTACAGATTACAACTCAAAATACAAATGAAACTAGGCAAAAGAAAacaccacatttttttaaacaagtataTTATTTGAGCATCCTAATCTGTATTAAACTGTTTAACACTCAGTGGTACTTCAAGCAGCTTCCCACGGTCTTACTTCAAATTATATCTCTTTATGTTCATGTTTTGTGCTTTAATTTCATGTTTCCATTTAACTGCTTTTCAGCTAATGCCTTTTCATGCACACCATAAATTCATCTTTCTGTCAACAAATCCTCCAAGACACAGTCTTTCAAAGCAATCTAGATCAAGCTGCTGCTCACTTAGTTTACAGGTAAACCTTTTAGGTAGAAGACCCACTGAAATTACCTGTTAGTGCTCTGAGCAGCACTTTACTATTATAAACAGCTTAGAAAACTGTCATCACATTCCAAAATACGAAAGGGCAAACTCGAGGGGGAAAAGAGTAATTTAATCTCTAGGGATTATCAGCACACAGACCAAAAATCATTGAAGCTGTACTTCAACAGAGAGACACAAAGAGGAAGAGACTTTTTTGCCCAACCAATCATTTAGCAAAACGTTTTCACTACTCTAAGAATCACAGGCCCAAGTTCATGATTTTTAACGAACACAAAACACGACAGTGCTCtcggttttatttttttcccaggcacTGCTAAGCTGCAGTGTGAGAACCAAACCCTTCCCTCAGCGCCGTGAGGCAGCTGCCGGGCCCGCCCAGGTGCGCACCAGCCGGGGAGGTTACTTACCGTGGGCACGCTGCGCCGGTAAGGCAAGGCTGACTGGGACAAGCCCTTTCTGTAAGGAAGAAGCAGATCAGACGCTGAGGGGAGCCGGACAAGCCAGACCGCGGCGGTGACCCCACGACGAGGCCGCGTTTCCTGCAGGGCCGCATCCAGCCCACACGGGCGAGGCCCGCGGCCTTCCTACTCTCCTGGAGACACTGCCGCCACGAGTCCAAACTGCGCCGGGAAGAGAATCCCGGGCACCACAAAAATATCCCCGACCGGAGCCGGCCAAAGGAATCCGTGCCTCAGTCCCGGCCGCAGTCTTTCCCCACCCCGCCGCCACATCTCCGCTGCCGCCAACCTCCCAcagctcccccacccccaaatgCGACCCATCGCTCCCTCAGCAGCCTTTCAGCTCCCACATCCACCAGCGACGCCCTTTGATGGTTCACTGCAGCCCTAAACCGGCCCCACAGCCCCATCCCGGGCCCCGCGGCCGCCACTTACCCGGGAGCGTGCATGCGGCCCATGATGGCGGCGGCAGGAGAGAACAAGCAGCGCGAGGCGGGGACCCTTCCCGCTCCGCTTCCGCAGGAAAGGGCGGGGTCAGACCTGGCCACGCCCCTCACCCGCCCGCCAGCCAATCAGCGACCTCAGAGCTGCGCAGGTCACGGAGGACCCGAACCTCCCCGCCCAGGGTCTGAGGGGCAGCGCGGGTCCCGGTACCGCAGCCACAGCGGGGATGTCCCCGCTCCCCACCACCCCCGGACCCCCTGGAAACCAGCACACGAATTTacaaatagtttttttttcccagaataaTGTTTAATGTACTTACAGGACAGTTACGGAGTCACATTTAACCCGCGAGTAGGGGCGCGGCGGAGGGCACTATTGTACATCTTTATTAAGGAGCTCGTTTAATTAAAGTGTTTGGTTCTTACAGATACAAACTCTTCACCTATAGCACTATCCTAGTCACAGTGTGcgaggagggagcaggggagaggctggaggcagggacggggctgtgcagagctctgcttgTAAAAATAGAGACAAGAACTTTATCAAAGATCGCACCTGCTGCCAGAGCCAGGGAGCTGCGGATCGTACAAAGGCAGTAATAAACATTTCAGTGCAAAGGTCTAGGTTTatagagaaaaggaagaggtcTCAGCTCAAGCCGTTGCTCTGAAATTCCAAAACAAAGTCTGTACAGACAGCTGTGTTTCTGGCTGCAGGTCATACATGGCATAAAacaattgttttattttcattaaacaaGATataaaaagctgttaaaattacattttcaagcTATTTAGTGTACTGGTAAATTCCACTCCGAGTATTTTCCCCTTTCATATTACATCTTTTCTGTATGTAAATAAAGTCTTATTGCAACaacttgttttaaatttttttttttttcttacttgagAGTAGTGCAAAGAGATGCAAGCTTGAAGCTGTTCCTCTACATGTAAGGAAAGGCCAAGGCCAGATCccacagacaaaataaaaaccatgaCCATAAAAAAGCTTCAGCCAGTGACtcttgaaaaggaagaaaaaggcacaaaatGAGCTATGAATAAGATTAAATCAGAAGTCAGGACAAGTGTTAATAATAATACAGTactatacaatttttttccagagtccAGACAACTGTTaaaactgcaaataattttttaaattatttcagtttatttgtattttgtgcTGTAAGACACTGTGCTTTAATAGCAAACTGCAAAAAAGGCAGTACatattgctttcattttatttcacaatGGAACGTTTCACAAAAACAGTAGTCTACTTTCCTGTGTTTAAGTGACTTGTGATTCTAATGATGGAATGGAGTCTCAAAAGCATCAAGTGAGCAGGAAATATAGCTAGTTAGTTATATAGGTTATTTACAGGCTATatactaaattaaaaatatgcagaagtTGCCTAATAAAACTGGGATTTGTTAGCGCCCATTAGTATCAACCCAGTTTCTAACATTCAAGATATTCTTAGCTTTTTAATTGTAATAATTTCTATGAAATTGGACTGTGAATATTTTAGGCACCAAGAGATTCAAGTTTACTTCTCTCTTCTGTATTGAAGGGAGATTGGTCAGtagcaggggaaagaaaaataggttATGAAATAGGTTTTAGTGTTGGGTATTACCCAAGTCTTTGCCTTTATTGTGTCTTTTTTCATAGGTGGGtattttacttgaaaatttCATTCTAAATCATAGTTAGTGGTGATAATCTGCCTTGCTTCAAGATCTACTACTAAAGAAAAGTGTGCAAATCCAAAGCTTTGCTTAGACAGACCTGATCATGGGAAACAGTGGGTAAGGCAAATAAAAAGGCTACACCTGTAGCACAGAAACATCTGACTAGGAACCACTCTTATTAACAGTGAGTCACATCTGTACCCCACTGTCACTGTACAGTTCAAATCTAATGTTCCTTGGAATTAAGTATTTTTAGTGAAACCAACTCTTACTGGGAGTGAGAAACAATGTTGCTGtgaactgttaaaaaaaaagtgatcaaGCTCTGCTACGAAAGCTGTGTCTGTGTTAATGTCACTCATGTCTGACCTACAACTCATTCAGCAGTTGTGCTTTTTAAACAAGAGGCCATACTTTACCTGGAATTACAGGTAATTTAGGTGCAAATGCCACTTTGTGTTTAGTGTTCAAATCGGATCCACATTTAATCATTGTGCTATTTAAAACTTCCAGCAATTAAGAT from Heliangelus exortis chromosome 18, bHelExo1.hap1, whole genome shotgun sequence carries:
- the RPS13 gene encoding small ribosomal subunit protein uS15; this translates as MGRMHAPGKGLSQSALPYRRSVPTWLKLTSDDVKEQIYKLAKKGLTPSQIGVILRDSHGVAQVRFVTGNKILRILKSKGLAPDLPEDLYHLIKKAVAVRKHLERNRKDKDAKFRLILIESRIHRLARYYKTKRVLPPNWKYESSTASALVA